In Nitrosospira briensis C-128, a genomic segment contains:
- the dapF gene encoding diaminopimelate epimerase — protein sequence MRIKFSKMHGLGNDFVVIDGVSQSVSLSTEQLQRLADRHFGVGCDQVLLVETAEGDADYRYRIFNADGGEVEQCGNGARCFVRYVHDRGMTSKREIRVETLGGVIIPRLEADGEVTVNMGAPKFEPREIPFVAEKRAPTYLLDIDSKQLEISVVSMGNPHAVQLVPDIDDAPVLTEGVMIEGHPRFPQRVNAGYMQVIDRHHIRLRVYERGAGETLACGTGACAAVVAGIQRGVLESPVEVSFRGGDLFIRWEGENQPVWMTGPAVTVFDGEIDL from the coding sequence ATCAAGTTTTCCAAAATGCATGGCCTCGGCAATGATTTCGTTGTGATTGATGGCGTCAGTCAGTCGGTTTCCCTCAGTACGGAACAATTACAGCGGCTTGCCGACCGCCATTTTGGCGTCGGCTGTGATCAGGTTCTTCTCGTAGAAACCGCGGAAGGCGATGCTGATTATCGCTATCGAATATTCAATGCGGATGGGGGCGAAGTGGAGCAGTGCGGCAACGGCGCGCGCTGTTTCGTTCGCTATGTGCATGATCGCGGAATGACAAGCAAGCGCGAAATCCGCGTGGAGACGCTGGGAGGCGTGATAATTCCAAGGCTGGAGGCCGATGGAGAAGTCACTGTCAATATGGGCGCGCCCAAATTCGAACCTCGGGAAATCCCCTTCGTCGCCGAAAAACGCGCACCGACTTATCTACTCGATATCGACAGCAAACAACTGGAAATCAGCGTTGTGTCGATGGGTAATCCCCACGCCGTGCAATTGGTGCCGGATATAGATGATGCGCCAGTATTGACCGAAGGTGTGATGATCGAGGGTCATCCACGTTTTCCTCAGCGGGTGAATGCCGGTTATATGCAGGTTATCGACCGACATCATATCCGGCTGCGCGTATATGAACGCGGCGCTGGCGAAACGCTAGCTTGTGGCACTGGCGCTTGTGCCGCAGTGGTAGCGGGAATTCAACGGGGCGTGCTTGAGTCACCAGTGGAGGTCAGTTTTCGCGGCGGCGATTTATTTATCCGATGGGAAGGCGAAAATCAACCGGTCTGGATGACAGGTCCCGCAGTCACCGTGTTCGATGGAGAGATCGACTTATAG
- a CDS encoding DUF484 family protein has protein sequence MESSPEEVAQYLRTHPEFFEEYADVLAEIQIPHPHGGRAIPISERQIVALRDKNRILQDKLGELIRFGEENGGITEKMHRLAVALLTFAHLADFLHGLNFHLREDFSIPHMALRLWNMTAEGPALPEFAPTSTDIHALAENLSRPYCGSHVLDEIRDWFGEDAVRLRSFAMVSLSAEQTIGLLVMASEDPQRFYPEMGTIYLAQLGELVSAALKRFTQAEG, from the coding sequence ATGGAATCAAGTCCGGAAGAAGTCGCTCAATACCTGCGCACACATCCTGAATTTTTTGAAGAATATGCCGATGTGCTGGCGGAGATTCAGATTCCGCATCCTCATGGCGGCAGAGCCATTCCCATTAGCGAACGCCAGATCGTCGCGCTTCGGGACAAGAATCGCATCTTGCAGGATAAATTGGGCGAGTTGATCAGATTTGGTGAGGAAAACGGCGGTATTACGGAAAAAATGCACCGTCTGGCAGTAGCGCTCCTCACATTCGCTCACCTGGCTGATTTTCTACATGGGTTGAACTTTCATTTGCGCGAGGATTTTTCCATCCCTCATATGGCCTTGAGGTTGTGGAACATGACTGCCGAAGGCCCCGCGCTACCCGAGTTCGCGCCAACCAGCACCGATATCCATGCTCTGGCTGAAAACCTTTCACGCCCTTACTGCGGTTCTCACGTGTTGGACGAGATCAGAGACTGGTTCGGAGAAGATGCTGTTCGCCTGCGCTCATTTGCGATGGTGTCCCTGTCGGCAGAGCAAACTATCGGTCTGCTGGTGATGGCCAGCGAGGATCCGCAGCGATTTTACCCGGAGATGGGAACGATTTACCTGGCGCAACTGGGCGAACTGGTAAGCGCCGCATTGAAACGTTTCACACAGGCTGAAGGATAA